In a genomic window of Besnoitia besnoiti strain Bb-Ger1 chromosome XI, whole genome shotgun sequence:
- a CDS encoding hypothetical protein (encoded by transcript BESB_021900) translates to MGQKKAFLSGVDTPLEGGSRPCVVTIGKFVTIWRQRAERGGALRPLSACVRPSPDGHFLACCTGGTSLCVLDAVGVTDPARRLPFAGDGASVVSVLLPHDHPPPAQPPLFSPSAALSPSSRAELRASPQHPSNEPVPGRGFVSAEAARHDAPTNEVFRMLRLASDDPENRRFRCFTWSPPLLRRFDLRAGRVVSLDLGASLLCAATRDGSVALWGVPCRRRPLQQRLSLLCDLSRVWEAAFSSGGGGTRAAERRGSAGGRAAGTRTEARRGDEASPPLCHWWVSCNSVSDGHQGCREAKAASERSARRATPNRESRSLPAGETDSRPEADPVPTPLPSLTSVAGETAAGVQSEGSARRRSRGARFKEGGVVGLAACSGDECIRSLRDPLVAFTPNAASLLFLRRPSEVTARATASGNAERVEPTASQGLSRASCGSQDPACGAGPAAPSGRRSAEGLVVSRRLESAFSEEDDAQQDVATARVCLCAVAGAHAISIFWVSNTSSVRRRSSYQDTDADREPAADSSGRAGSGRRAGLQMEVPSKRRRTSLDEPTAPALAADRTLRAAETGDVCVQPAVEAAVNSCAEGAGRVHGEGEAPTSSSRGARRGRKPPRPFGRGGSAEGAAVPRGGRMSQASDTLEEGEGADRQEAPGTASTPGGGELKAGDCTASTGKGRKLEFSSRAKRTSRVSGQGDEEEGPRSDADAPVLPPALRPNGRPVRTCRSRNPVRIIDESTDEEMGGTSADDEGEAKGNQKKETARARPSEGIQKAKAKGSCSKGPGKGVEEKSGRKRKWKPASSDEDDDLYQADSSQESSSDDDDLVDEDESDSGSAEEEDSEEETGGERKRKKSSGRAQQKKRTANAGPKGRQKANGGTGETRLAATPHARKPRPSRMLVLPSQHDELHRALSAGCGASSKSGTAPGRGEGDAISAPGLSVTLLQVLLLPGSSTEAEGFSTGFWRPSRREKISDIALTPLAVEQVTPQTREKPGERSRDLRERKEAAGEADKRGEPERAERALQFQVLVTTCNGSLLAFPCRYLVRWRESAEDGSRAGLPHLEVLRCDAATPQLLLPGVGLPATDLTVQAFLPFFGLQPPPGAEASAPASGARTPGAHVLEPSGGAAEAERRPDQDAVRQKKSLSDTNSQATSWLWAVCACGELLRAVVFDGCCWTSAPLDGSPAEAGPWRGAAESAPAVASFAALVPLDHVPPGAWDAFAPFLPPLAGRAESLQRAREDAWLPQAALLAVDPFGALVPYVLSSSADLRSLPSAQPQPPNSSSLCEERRWTLRRLGHSAACGSACDAAEEGSLMRPLACGTRLGGCCQNLVAWHNRPTHSNGVRCGAERSSAASNADVRSMARSSDQCSAVTAVYVAAARGAGFRVFGADGTSDSEEARRQTGGVGGSMQDKQRRLHKMSSLACSDANGKSCAEGSRTSLPDEPTSLGVLLSELRGRSAHQLQVMQQLGKLRPRSMQQRHNQQQTRGGRPTRGGSTLLGLASSSSGTLLFSLTLHQQVYVHLAVAPVAASVVELLLLAWHRRSRQVLAAMRDLVSQARPERPRGSPASGGEYPHGGEQGSGAEAARGPLQTEEAQKRGGDRQEESGCDGRDKGCSVVPLAPAPSSPHVVPTLRLPLALARTALEAADATSLWDIGLFLWGAIRPASSASHSPSRAARAAGTHENGPRRRSARSSSALSWDEAELEEGGLSGDSLEDHGSGFVVSDDDKCAGRSDASASCRPGAGALAESRHGGLEENDEPQIGERERANGLHPPTKLPGEPKECWSRSKMQLLIAQRDSLLRVWEDGLRSFEVPVKPEDVPSLANDLMGVSLLRALSEGNCFGSRFFAHADVDRGSSGECSGQRRLVSEQRGNAERKPARTDDGGDRGLSGSGTTAYSLAELQGSLRESAETPQADLRRQLLLGLLLFSLDAASGRFGFQQRLSTEIGRTGCEALASGSLEASRVSGPLCCLLLHLRQGVDWAPICDSSVLACFSQDQGSVNKGTCQRRPCDRRSAEVGPQGLGSWETAGSSDWVHADANGAGETQQQHKRYIAQGNCFGMLWHWERVKAIAATVFLSLSSGRGEASSQPASPGDTSAASAPSHAGSLALSFEEEAGIAAAKNMICLQSLVAVLSLSQQPTVTSSPVLPRGADWSRRRREHAKHAPSRRSELAEVDYCHRVATGAGPVSETGVCISGGSPPTCSGSIGGVEGPDKTLHGPVDPWIELEAQLKSIWGLGSLLKGPTGPDVHGDEPLSSKVLARSSTRQPHPFGVVIYPGLPSVLSLPHLEQKLSSSPFLPSDDTNGVATVPRGANDGVRRFHGVGDGLAIACLSTHTSAEVAYGNSFVEGRGSVVGIYSCITCGSRAEVALSGRGNSISRRAESESPIAGEARLHDGSQVGWWSSACQLLTTPFRGISTFGGEERGNHRSICLQLGSILGGGGASLRCPLCRGDLRRAD, encoded by the exons ATGGGGCAAAAGAAAGCATTCCTGTCTGGCGTCGATACGCCCCTGGAAGGAGGCTCCCGTCCCTGTGTCGTCACCATTGGGAAGTTTGTCACCATTTGGCGACAAAGAGccgagcgcggaggag CCCTTCGTCCCCTGTCGGCCTGCGTCCGCCCCTCTCCCGACGGCCACTTTCTCGCTTGCTGCACAGGCGGCACGAGCCTCTGCGTTCTAGATGCTGTAGGCGTCACAGACCCCGCTCGACGCCTTCCGTTTGCCGGCGATGGAGCATCTGTTGTTTCTGTTCTGCTACCCCATGACCACCCGCCACCAGCTCAGCCCCCGCTTttttcgccgtcggcggcgttgtctccttcctcccgcGCGGAACTGCGCGCAAGCCCGCAGCATCCGTCAAACGAGCCTGTTCCCGGGCGGGGCTTTGTGTCtgctgaggccgcgcggcacgATGCGCCGACCAATGAAGTTTTTCGGATGCTAAGGCTCGCCTCCGACGACCCAGAAAACCGCAG GTTCCGCTGCTTCACGTGGAgtccgcctcttctccggCGTTTTGACCTGCGGGCTGGCAGAGTCGTCTCGCTTGACCTGGGCGCGAGCCTCTTGTGCGCTGCAACGCGTGATGGGAGTGTCGCACTTTGGGGCGTcccctgcaggcgccgccccctccagcagcgcctaTCGCTGCTTTGCGACCTCTCTCGAGTATGGGAGGCAGCATTCAGCTcggggggaggcggcacGAGAGCCGCTGAGCGACGTGGGAGCGCTGGGGGGCGAGCTGCCGGTACGCGCACTGAGgccagacgcggagacgaggcgtctccgccgctgtgCCACTGGTGGGTGTCGTGCAATAGTGTTTCCGACGGCCATCagggctgcagagaggcgaaggccgcgtcAGAGCGtagcgcgcggagggcgactcCGAATCGAGAGTCCAGATCCTTACCCGCAGGCGAGACCGACTCCAGGCCGGAAGCCGACCCGGTTCCAACACCCTTGCCCTCGCTCACGAGTGTCGCGGGCGAAACTGCTGCGGGAGTGCAGAGCGAAGgctcggcgcgtcgccgcagtcgcggagCGAGGTTTAAAGAAGGCGGAGTCGTCGGGCTGGCGGcttgcagcggcgacgagtgCATTCGCTCGCTGCGAGATCCTCTTGTTGCCTTCACCCCAAATGCTGCCAGCTTGCtttttctgcggcggcccAGTGAGGTCACGGCGCGAGCAACCGCATCCGGAAATGCGGAGAGAGTGGAGCCGACAGCTTCCCAAGGTCTTTCGCGGGCGTCGTGCGGGAGTCAGGATCCCGCATGCGGCGCGGGCcctgccgcgccgtctggacgaagaagcgccgaGGGGCTCGTCGTGTCGAGGCGCCTGGAAAGCGCATTTTCCGAAGAAGACGATGCGCAGCAGGATgtggcgacagcgcgcgtctgtctgtgcgctgtcgcgggcgcgcacgccATTTCTATCTTCTGGGTCTCCAACACATCaagcgtgcggcggcgctccagctATCAGGACACAGATGCGGACCGCGAGCCTGCAGCAGACAGCTCCggccgcgcgggcagcggccggcgagcAGGCCTGCAGATGGAGGTGCCCAGTAAAAGACGCCGCACCAGTCTGGATGAGCCAACTGCCCCGGCACTCGCTGCTGACAGAACGCTCCGTGCCGCTGAGACAGGCGATGTGTGCGTGCAGCCGGCGGTCGAGGCTGCAGTCAACAgctgcgccgaaggcgcggggAGAGTCCACGGAGAAGGGGAGGCTCCCACGTCCtcctcgagaggcgcgaggcgaggcaggaagCCTCCGAGGCCGTTCGGTCGAGGGGGCTCCGCCGAGGGAGCTGCGGTGCCGCGCGGCGGTAGAATGAGTCAGGCAAGTGACACCctggaggaaggcgaaggtgCAGACAGGCAAGAAGCACCGGGCACGGCTTCGACAccgggaggcggagagctgAAGGCCGGAGACTGCACTGCGTCAACAGGGAAAGGCAGAAAGCTAGAGTTCTCGTCCCGAGCGAAGCGAACGTCCAGAGTTTCAGGTCAGGGTGATGAGGAAGAGGGACCTAGATCCGACGCAGATGCACCAGTCCTGCCACCGGCTCTAAGACCGAATGGCCGTCCGGTGCGGACGTGCCGCAGCCGAAACCCAGTCCGCATCATAGACGAAAGCACCGATGAGGAGATGGGGGGGACCTCTGCTGatgacgaaggcgaagcaaaAGGCAAtcagaagaaggagacagcgcgggCTCGCCCCAGCGAGGGAATtcagaaggcgaaggcgaagggcaGCTGCTCGAAAGGCCCGGGGAAGGGCGTAGAGGAGAAGTCGGGAAGAAAACGTAAGTGGAAGCCAGcaagcagcgacgaggatgaCGACCTGTACCAGGCCGACAGCAGCCAGGAGTCGAGCAGCGATGACGACGACCTCGTAGACGAAGATGAGTCTGACAGCGGCAgtgcagaggaagaggactCTGAGGAAGAAactggaggcgagcgaaagcGCAAGAAAAGCAGTGGTagggcgcagcagaagaagcggacTGCTAACGCAGGCCCAAAGGGCCGTCAAAAAGCCAACGGGGGgactggagagacgcgcctggcggcgacgccccaCGCACGCAAACCGCGCCCGTCGCGAATGCTTGTCCTACCCTCTCAGCATGACGAGCTACATCGAGCACTGTCTGCTGGCTGCGGGGCAAGTTCGAAGAGTGGGACTGCGCCgggaagaggagagggagacgcgatTTCAGCCCCGGGACTTTCTGTCACCTTACTTCAAGTTCTCCTTCTGCCTGGATCGTCCACGGAGGCAGAGGGGTTCTCCACTGGTTTCTGGCGGCCTTCCCGGCGCGAAAAGATCAGCGACATCGCCCTCACGCCTTTGGCTGTCGAGCAGGTGACACCGCAAACGCGCGAAAAGCCAGGCGAACGCTCCAGGGacctgagagagagaaaagaagctgctggagaggcagacaaACGAGGCGAGCCTGAGCGCGCTGAGAGAGCTCTCCAGTTCCAAGTTCTAGTCACGACCTGCAATGGATCGCTCCTGGCCTTCCCGTGTCGGTACCTCGTGCGTTGGCGCGAATCTGCTGAGGACGGGTCGCGCGCAGGGCTGCCCCACCTAGAAGTTTTGCGTTGCGACGCTGCCACACCCCAGCTCTTGCTTCCAGGCGTCGGATTGCCCGCTACCGACCTCACGGTGCAGGCCTTCCTGCCATTCTTCGGTCTTCAACCGCCGCCTGGTGCCGAGGCGTCAGCGCCCGCGTCAGGGGCGCGCACTCCGGGGGCTCACGTGCTGGAGCCAAGCGGAGGTGCTGCTGAGGCCGAGCGACGGCCTGACCAAGACGCGGTCAGACAGAAGAAGTCACTTTCTGACACAAACTCGCAAGCGACTTCCTGGCTCTGGGCGGTGTGTGCCTGCGGAGAACTCCTTCGGGCAGTGGTTTTCGACGGCTGCTGTTGGACCTCGGCTCCGCTTGATGGAAGCCCAGCCGAAGCGGGCCCCtggagaggcgctgccgagTCTGCCCCCGCTGttgcctccttcgcggcgctcgtgcCTCTGGACCACGTACCTCCTGGTGCG TGGGACGCTTTCGCGCCGTTCCTTCCGCCCCTCGCGGGGAGAGCTGAATCACTgcaacgcgcgagagaagacgctTGGCTTCCGCAAGCGGCTCTGCTCGCAGTCGACCCCTTCGGCGCTCTCGTCCCCTACGTTTTGAGCTCCAGCGCGGACCTGCGCTCCCTCCCTTCGGCACAGCCACAGCCGCCAAACAGCTCGTCACTCTGTGAAGAGAGGCGGTGgacgctgcgtcgcctcgggcATTCCGCGGCTTGTggcagcgcctgcgacgctgcagaggagggcTCGCTGATGCGTCCGTTGGCGTGTGGGACCAGACTGGGAGGTTGCTGTCAAAATCTCGTCGCCTGGCACAACAGGCCTACCCACTCGAATGGAGtacgctgcggcgctgaaagaagctccgccgcctcaaACGCGGACGTTCGGAGCATGGCTAGATCATCCGACCAGTGCTCAGCTGTCACGGCTGTGTATGTTGCGGCGGCCCGTGGAGCAGGCTTCCGCGTATTCGGTGCTGACGGCACAAGTGATAGCGAGGAGGCTCGGAGGCAGACAGGCGGTGTAGGTGGTTCAATGCAAGACAAGCAGCGCAGGCTCCACAAAATGAGTAGCCTGGCCTGCAGTGACGCAAATGGAAAATCCTGCGCTGAAGGGTCCCGGACCTCTTTGCCTGATGAACCCACGAGTCTGGGCGTCCTGTTGAGCGAACTGCGAGGCCGCTCCGCTCACCAACTCCAAGTGATGCAGCAGCTCGGCAAGTTGAGGCCTCGCAGCATGCAACAGAGACATAATCAGCAGCAGACCAGGGGCGGCAGGCCaactcgcggcggcagcacccTTCTTG GGCTGGCGAGTTCGTCGTCAGGGACTCTTTTATTCTCTCTCACGCTGCATCAGCAAGTCTACGTGCACTTAGCTGTCGCAcctgtcgccgcgtctgtTGTCGAGCTCCTCCTGCTGGCTTGGCACCGGCGCTCTCGCCAAGTTCTAGCCGCAATGCGTGACCTCGTTTCTCAGGCCCGCCCTGAGCGCCCACGCGGTTCCCCGGCTTCAGGCGGTGAATATCCCCATGGGGGGGAGCAGGGtagcggcgcggaggcggcgagggggccgctgcagactgaggaggcgcagaagaggggCGGCGACCGTCAGGAAGAGTCAGGCTGTGACGGCCGTGACAAAGGTTGCTCCGTCGTGCCCCTGGCGCCAGCTCCCTCCAGTCCTCACGTAGTACCgactctgcggctgccgctggccTTAGCGCGAACAGCGCTTGAGGCCGCTGACGCCACGTCTCTGTGGGACATAGGTTTGTTCCTTTGGGGTGCCATCCGTCCGGCCTCCAGCGCTTCGCattcgccttcgcgtgccgcccgcgcggcaggaACGCACGAGAACGGccctcgccggcgaagcgcccgcTCGAGCTCAGCGCTATCCTGGGATGAAGCTGAGCTAGAGGAGGGGGGGTTGTCTGGTGACTCCCTGGAAGACCACGGAAGTGGCTTCGTAGTAAGCGACGACGACAAATGTGCAGGGCGCTCGGATGCAAGTGCGAGCTGCCGGCCGGGTGCTGGCGCGCTGGCAGAATCCCGTCATGGGGGTTTGGAAGAGAACGATGAGCCACAGATaggagaaagagaacgaGCGAACGGACTCCACCCTCCTACGAAGCTGCCAGGGGAGCCCAAAGAATGTTGGAGTCGTAGCAAAATGCAGCTGCTGATCGCACAACGGGACTCACTGCTGCGTGTATGGGAAGACGGGCTGCGGTCGTTTGAAGTGCCTGTGAAACCAGAGGATGTCCCCTCCCTAGCGAATGACTTGATGGGCGTGTCTCTTCTGAGAGCTCTTTCTGAGGGCAACTGCTTTGGATCTCGTTTTTTCGCGCACGCTGACGTGGACAGAGGATCTTCCGGAGAGTGCAGTGGGCAGCGCAGACTTGTTTCAGAACAACGCGGGAATGCAGAGCGTAAACCAGCGCGTacagacgacggcggagacagaggtcTCAGCGGATCTGGCACTACGGCATACTCGCTGGCGGAACTGCAGGGAAGCCTGCGGGAATCTGCTGAGACCCCACAGGCTGATTTGAGGCGCCAGTTGCTTCTCGGTTTGCTGCTTTTTTCGTTGGACGCCGCCTCGGGCAGATTCGGCTTCCAGCAGCGGCTTAGCACGGAAATTGGACGTACTGGttgcgaggcgctggcgtctgGGAGCTTGGAGGCCTCCCGAGTTTCTGGGCCTTTATGTTGTTTACTTCTTCATCTGCGGCAAGGAGTCGATTGGGCCCCCATCTGTGACTCGTCAGTCCTGGCATGCTTTTCGCAGGACCAAGGCAGTGTCAATAAGGGAACTTGCCAGAGACGGCCATGCGACAGGAGGAGTGCTGAAGTAGGGCCGCAGGGTCTTGGCTCATGGGAGACTGCTGGGAGTTCAGATTGGGTGCACGCTGATGCGAACGGCGCTGGCgaaacgcagcagcagcacaaGAGGTACATCGCTCAAGGGAACTGTTTTGGCATGTTATGGCATTGGGAAAGAGTTAAAGCTATTGCCGCGACGGTGTTTCTCTCCTTGTCTTCTGGCCGTGGTGAAGCATCCAGCCAACCCGCAAGCCCCGGAGACACGTCCGCAGCTTCAGCCCCTTCGCACGCCGGTTCTCTGGCGCTGTCGTttgaggaggaggcgggcatAGCGGCGGCCAAAAACATGATTTGTCTTCAGTCTCTGGTCGCCGTTCTTTCGTTGAGCCAGCAGCCAACGGTCACAAGCAGTCCAGTTTTACCTCGTGGAGCAGACTggagccgacggcgccgcgagcacgCCAAGCATGCGCCTTCTAGAAGATCCGAGTTAGCAGAGGTGGACTACTGCCATCGCGTAGCTACGGGGGCAGGGCCGGTCTCTGAAACAGGCGTCTGCATATCGGGTGGGAGTCCTCCAACGTGCAGTGGCAGCATCGGAGGAGTCGAGGGCCCGGACAAAACTCTGCATGGTCCTGTCGACCCGTGGATTGAACTCGAGGCACAGCTGAAGTCCATTTGGGGTCTTGGCAGCCTGCTGAAGGGCCCCACCGGCCCAGATGTTCACGGCGACGAGCCGCTTTCCAGCAAGGTGCTGGCAAGATCGTCCACTCGGCAGCCGCACCCGTTTGGTGTTGTGATATATCCCGGTCTTCCTTCAGTCCTCTCACTTCCGCACTTGGAGCAGAAGCTGTCTTCTAGTCCTTTCTTGCCTTCGGACGACACAAATGGGGTCGCTACGGTGCCGAGGGGAGCAAACGACGGCGTACGACGTTTCCACGGCGTCGGTGATGGTCTGGCGATAGCGTGTCTGTCCACCCACACCTCGGCGGAGGTGGCATACGGCAATTCTTTCGTTGAAGGACGCGGGTCCGTTGTTGGCATATATTCCTGCATTACATGCGGGTCGCGAGCCGAGGTCGCCCTGTCTGGGCGAGGAAATTCGATAAGTAGAAGGGCCGAGTCCGAATCGCCGATCGCTggggaggcgaggctgcACGATGGGAGCCAGGTCGGATGGTGGTCCAGTGCGTGTCAGCTACTGACAACGCCGTTCAGAGGAATTTCCACATTTGGCGGTGAAGAACGGGGAAACCACCGAAGCATATGCCTTCAGCTAGGTTCTATCCTTGGTGGTGGCGGCGCAAGCCTCAGGTGCCCCCTGTGTCGGGGAGACCTGCGGCGGGCTGACTAA
- a CDS encoding hypothetical protein (encoded by transcript BESB_021890), with protein sequence MVYGIVIFTAQGSVPLFSSFFTPEGNDDQMQNREQAVMRRVVEDRLFQVQCARDVILACAPSPSSPTGAAASAGASFSFSRYERKKAAGAGAPGARSGADAACRSPANEAPGAAGKPGESESSFGGGGGGAVGAAATGNRAFRASNAGRAATAGNEKDRETASGGAAGAEAEAAAKRRAAASAAAAEVMEGVFLLQQASLFAAPKVVVWKHVESISYALICTALDNVLLGANFLTLFIHCLADSFASDKVASTQGSFAQQLLSHPDIILLVLHFLLPGGQLIFINGNQAKFLKNKIKAAMEQKSN encoded by the exons ATGGTGTATGGAATCGTGATTTTCACGGCCCAGGGGTCGGTCCCGCTtttctcgtccttcttcaCTCCGGAGGGCAACGACGACCAAATGCAAAACCGCGAGCAG GCAGTCATGCGGCGTGTCGTTGAAGACCGTCTCTTCCAAGTTCAGTGCGCCCGCGACGTTATTctggcctgcgcgccctcgccctcctcgccgacgggcgccgcagcgtcggcTGGTGCCTCGTTCTCGTTCAGCCGCtacgagaggaagaaggcggcgggggcgggcgctCCAGGGGCTCGCTcaggcgccgacgctgcTTGCCGCAGCCCGGCTAACGAAGCCCCAGGGGCAGCTGGGAAGCCGGGAGAGAGTGAGTCGTCgttcggcggcggaggcggaggagctgtCGGAGCGGCGGCCACTGGAAACCG GGCTTTCCGAGCCTCGAACGCTGGCCGcgctgcgacggcgggcAACGAGAAGGACCGAGAAACAGCGAGTGGAggtgccgcgggcgccgaagcagaggctgcggcgaagcgacgcgcagctgccagtgctgcggcggcggaggtcATGGAAggcgtttttctgcttcaACAAGCCTCGCTGTTTGCTGCACCCAAGGTCGTCGTCTGGAAGCACGTGGAAAG CATCAGCTACGCGTTGATTTGCACTGCGCTTGACAACGTCCTCTTGGGCGCGAACTTCCTCACCCTGTTCATTCACTGCCTCGCGGACAGTTTCGCCAGCGATAAggtcgcctccacgcaggGGTCCTTCGCTCAGCAG CTGCTGAGTCACCCAGATATCATTCTCCTCGTCCTGCACTTTCTTCTTCCAG GCGGGCAGCTGATCTTCATCAACGGAAACCAAGCCAAGTTCCTCAAAAATAAAATCAAGGCTGCAATGGAGCAGAAGAGCAACTGA